A single Aspergillus chevalieri M1 DNA, chromosome 3, nearly complete sequence DNA region contains:
- a CDS encoding zinc-binding alcohol dehydrogenase family protein (COG:Q;~EggNog:ENOG410PHHZ;~InterPro:IPR013154,IPR013149,IPR036291,IPR011032, IPR020843;~PFAM:PF00107,PF08240;~go_function: GO:0016491 - oxidoreductase activity [Evidence IEA];~go_process: GO:0055114 - oxidation-reduction process [Evidence IEA]): MSSNQAAWIPEARQQLTVGPAPTPKPGPGELVIRSRAVAINPVDWKIQDYGILIQNYPFIVGEDVAGTVEEVGEGVTRFQKGQRVIAHLLSLKTANAAHSAFQLYPVAQENATAAIPEPLSFEQAVTLPLAISTASVGLYLPDYLGLPLPSTSPESTGKTILVWGAASSVGATAVQLAAASGLRVTATASPANHQFVKDLGASVVFDYRSPTVVNDIVNELRGKEIAGIYDSISEEATFEPLAAIAKELGGIPAASVLPYKNPSETFKPKSVSALAIVTPPNEKIGQAIWEEYVPKALASGQLQAKPDPVVVGHGLDKIQHAFDVQKAGVSGKKIVVTL, from the exons ATGTCTAGCAATCAAGCTGCCTGGATCCCAGAGGCCCGTCAACAGTTGACCGTCGGCCCCGCTCCAACACCGAAGCCAGGGCCTGGTGAGTTGGTTATTCGGAGCCGTGCAGTTGCAATC AACCCTGTCGACTGGAAGATCCA GGATTATGGTATTTTAATCCAGAATTACCCCTTCATCGTGGGAGAGGATGTTGCTGGCACCGTTGAGGAAGTCGGAGAGGGAGTGACTCGGTTCCAGAAAGGCCAAAGAGTAATCGC ACATCTCCTGTCGCTGAAGACCGCGAACGCCGCGCATTCTGCTTTCCAACTGTATCCAGTGGCACAAGAAAACGCGACAGCTGCGATTCCCGAACCCCTGAGCTTCGAGCAAGCTGTCACATTGCCGCTGGCCATCTCAACTGCCTCCGTGGGACTGTATCTCCCAGACTATCTTGGTCTTCCGCTTCCATCGACTAGTCCTGAGTCAACTGGCAAGACCATCTTAGTCTGGGGCGCCGCATCATCTGTTGGTGCGACAGCCGTTCAGCTTGCTGCTGCCTCGGGCCTGAGAGTGACTGCGACGGCTTCTCCTGCTAATCATCAGTTTGTCAAGGACTTAGGGGCAAGCGTTGTCTTTGACTACAGGTCTCCTACTGTCGTGAACGATATTGTGAACGAACTCAGAGGAAAAGAGATCGCCGGAATCTATGATTCTATTTCCGAAGAAGCCACCTTTGAGCCACTTGCCGCCATTGCAAAGGAGCTTGGCGGTATCCCGGCTGCCTCTGTGTTGCCCTACAAGAATCCTTCGGAGACATTCAAGCCTAAATCTG TGTCCGCCCTTGCCATAGTGACGCCTCCAAACGAAAAGATTGGCCAAGCTATCTGGGAGGAATATGTGCCCAAGGCGCTCGCCAGTGGACAGCTGCAGGCCAAGCCCGATCCGGtcgttgttggacatggacTAGACAAGATCCAGCACGCATTCGACGTGCAGAAGGCTGGTGTTTCCGGGAAGAAGATCGTTGTTACTCTATAG
- a CDS encoding GMC family oxidoreductase (CAZy:AA3;~COG:E;~EggNog:ENOG410PJ5E;~InterPro:IPR012132,IPR036188,IPR000172,IPR007867;~PFAM:PF05199,PF00732;~SECRETED:SignalP(1-18);~go_function: GO:0016614 - oxidoreductase activity, acting on CH-OH group of donors [Evidence IEA];~go_function: GO:0050660 - flavin adenine dinucleotide binding [Evidence IEA];~go_process: GO:0055114 - oxidation-reduction process [Evidence IEA]) translates to MRPILLAILTLWASLAQSAPLSTEDNSRLIGSSFGVPQNATYDYVVVGGGNAGLTIAARLAEDSSISVAVIEAGTFYEISNGNLSQIPAYDTYWSGKDPENVSPVDWGFITTPQDGLLNASVHYARGKALGGCTARNYMAYHIGTIESYEKWADQVGDDSYTYDGLLPYFQKSLNFTPPGPSRAANATPSYDEASLGSGGGPLSVTFSNYANAMSSWVEKGFAAIGIKPIQGFTSGALNGSAYVLETINAADQTRESSETAFLQPALESTSLTVYQSTLAKKVLFDLEKTANGVLVESDGVEYTLSARKEVIVSAGAFQSPQLLMVSGVGPKATLQKHNIPVVADRPGVGQNMWDHILMGPTYRVNAITSSSLANPDALSEANDLFINKQEGILTNSGGDFLAWEKIPSSYRSPWPDNTLSALTQFPSDWPEVEYLSMSGFLGYQQNYQRDAPTDGYNYATVSTALVAPLSRGTIDISSADMADAPVINPNWLTHPADQAVVVAGYKRVREMFNSTVMEDILIGPEYFPGEDVQSDAEILEVIRKTASTVYHAACTCAMGKEDDEKAVIDTKARVYGVKGLRVVDASSFPILPPGHPMATIYALAEKIAHDILSS, encoded by the exons ATGCGTCCCATTCTCTTGGCAATTCTTACGCTATGGGCGTCATTGGCCCAATCAGCTCCATTGTCCACCGAGGACAACTCTCGCCTAATCGGCTCCTCATTCGGCGTCCCCCAGAACGCTACCTATGACTACGTTGTTGTGGGCGGTGGAAATGCCGGCCTGACAATAGCCGCTCGTCTTGCCGAGGACTCCTCGATTTCAGTTGCCGTCATCGAAGCAGGCACCTTCTATGAAATCTCTAATGGCAATCTCAGCCAAATCCCAGCCTACGATACATACTGGAGCGGAAAGGATCCCGAAAATGTCAGTCCGGTTGATTGGGGGTTTATTACAACGCCACAAGACGGCCTCCTGAACGCCAGTGTTCATTATGCTCGCGGTAAAGCCCTAGGCGGATGTACCGCGCGCAACTACATGGCGTATCACATAGGAACCATCGAGTCTTACGAGAAATGGGCCGACCAGGTCGGCGATGACAGCTACACCTATGATGGCCTTCTGCCTTACTTCCAGAAGAGTCTCAATTTCACGCCTCCGGGGCCGTCTAGGGCTGCCAATGCGACTCCAAGCTATGACGAGGCATCGTTGGGGTCGGGCGGTGGGCCATTGTCTGTGACCTTCTCAAACTACGCCAATGCCATGTCGTCCTGGGTTGAGAAGGGATTCGCAGCGATTGGAATCAAGCCGATTCAGGGGTTTACCAGCGGTGCGCTTAATGGGTCTGCTTATGTGCTGGAGACGATCAATGCGGCTGACCAGACGCGCGAGTCTTCTGAGACTGCATTTCTGCAGCCTGCGTTAGAGTCGACTTCACTGACGGTCTACCAGTCTACCTTGGCGAAGAAGGTTTTGTTTGATTTGGAGAAGACGGCAAACGGTGTGCTGGTCGAGtcggatggcgttgagtaCACTTTGTCCGCTAGAAAAGAGGTCATTGTCTCGGCTGGGGCTTTCCAATCTCCTCAGTTGTTGATGGTGTCTGGTGTGGGACCCAAGGCTACTCTTCAGAAACACAACATTCCCGTCGTGGCAGACCGACCTGGTGTAGGCCAGAACATGTGG GATCACATCCTGATGGGACCAACCTACCGCGTCAACGCCATCACTTCATCCTCACTGGCAAACCCAGATGCCCTCAGCGAAGCCAATGacctcttcatcaacaaaCAAGAAGGCATCCTCACCAACTCCGGCGGCGACTTCCTTGCCTGGGAGAAAATCCCCTCCTCTTACCGATCCCCCTGGCCCGACAACACCCTCTCCGCTCTAACCCAGTTCCCCAGCGATTGGCCTGAAGTCGAGTACCTAAGTATGAGCGGATTTCTAGGCTACCAGCAGAACTACCAGCGCGATGCTCCAACGGACGGATACAACTATGCAACCGTGTCTACGGCACTAGTCGCCCCGCTCTCTCGAGGAACTATCGACATTTCTTCAGCTGATATGGCTGACGCGCCGGTAATCAATCCAAACTGGCTCACTCATCCCGCGGACCAGGCGGTTGTGGTGGCGGGGTACAAGCGCGTGCGGGAGATGTTCAATAGCACTGTCATGGAGGATATTCTGATCGGGCCTGAGTATTTCCCGGGCGAGGATGTGCAGAGTGATGCAGAGATTTTGGAGGTTATTCGCAAGACGGCGAGTACTGTGTATCACGCTGCCTGTACTTGTGCTATGGGTAAGGAGGATGACGAGAAGGCCGTCATTGACACCAAAGCGAGGGTATACGGAGTGAAGGGGCTGCGGGTGGTTGATGCTTCGTCGTTCCCGATCTTGCCCCCGGGACATCCGATGGCTACTATTT ACGCTCTTGCTGAGAAGATTGCCCATGATATCCTGAGCTCATAG